The following proteins come from a genomic window of Tepidibacillus fermentans:
- a CDS encoding Fe-S-containing hydro-lyase encodes MATVHITTPVSAEEVSKLNAGDQVLISGVIYTARDAAHKRLVELVEQGKELPFDVKDQFIYFVGPTPAKPGQVIGSAGPTTSYRMDKYSPTLLDLGLRGMIGKGSRSQEVKDSMVKNKAVYLAAVGGAAALIAKTIKSAEVIAYEDLGTEAIRKLVVENFPAIVVNDVHGNDLYIQGAAKYRID; translated from the coding sequence ATGGCAACCGTTCATATCACAACTCCTGTTTCAGCCGAAGAAGTCTCCAAGTTAAATGCTGGAGACCAGGTATTGATTTCAGGTGTGATTTATACTGCTAGGGATGCTGCTCATAAACGCCTTGTGGAATTAGTTGAACAAGGTAAGGAGCTTCCTTTTGATGTGAAAGATCAATTTATTTACTTTGTCGGGCCAACTCCAGCTAAACCTGGTCAAGTCATAGGATCTGCAGGACCAACGACGAGTTACCGTATGGATAAATATTCTCCTACACTTTTAGACCTTGGTTTAAGAGGAATGATTGGTAAAGGAAGTAGAAGCCAAGAAGTAAAGGATTCGATGGTGAAGAATAAAGCCGTATATTTAGCAGCTGTTGGCGGTGCTGCTGCCTTGATTGCAAAAACTATTAAAAGTGCAGAAGTTATTGCCTATGAAGACTTAGGAACGGAAGCGATCCGCAAATTAGTCGTTGAGAATTTCCCTGCGATCGTCGTAAACGATGTCCATGGAAATGATCTATACATTCAAGGTGCTGCAAAATATCGAATTGACTAG
- a CDS encoding fumarate hydratase — MREIHVDQIIDAVAEMVQEANYDLGQDVENAIKNALNTEESQTGKDVLNQLLQNYEIARTERVPICQDTGFAVFIVELGQDVHVVGGNLNDAINEGVRRGYRDGYLRKSIVGHPLERKNTGDNTPAVIHVEIVDGDQMKIHMAAKGGGSENMSFVKMMKPSDGVEGVKEFIIDCVRQAGPNPCPPIVVGVGIGGTFEKAAYLAKKSLFREVGKRSHLEDIAQLEEELLEKINKLGIGPQGLGGRTTALDLHIEIYPAHIASLPVAVNINCHASRHKEVVL, encoded by the coding sequence GTGAGGGAAATACATGTGGACCAAATTATAGATGCAGTAGCAGAGATGGTTCAAGAAGCGAACTATGATTTAGGACAAGATGTTGAAAACGCTATCAAAAATGCACTTAACACAGAAGAGTCACAAACTGGAAAAGATGTATTGAATCAATTGCTTCAAAACTATGAAATTGCTAGAACGGAAAGAGTTCCGATTTGCCAAGATACAGGTTTTGCAGTTTTTATTGTTGAGCTAGGCCAAGATGTACATGTGGTAGGTGGCAATCTTAACGATGCAATCAATGAAGGGGTACGTCGAGGCTATCGAGATGGCTATCTTCGCAAATCCATTGTTGGGCATCCACTAGAAAGGAAAAATACTGGAGATAACACGCCGGCCGTCATTCATGTAGAAATCGTTGATGGTGATCAAATGAAGATCCATATGGCTGCTAAGGGTGGCGGTAGTGAAAATATGTCCTTCGTAAAAATGATGAAACCATCTGATGGAGTAGAAGGAGTAAAAGAATTTATCATTGACTGTGTTAGACAAGCAGGACCTAATCCATGTCCACCGATTGTAGTAGGTGTTGGAATTGGTGGAACATTTGAAAAAGCCGCTTATTTAGCAAAAAAATCTTTATTCCGTGAGGTTGGAAAACGTAGTCACTTAGAAGATATCGCACAATTAGAAGAAGAGTTATTAGAGAAAATAAATAAATTAGGGATTGGACCACAGGGGTTAGGCGGCAGAACAACCGCACTTGACCTTCATATTGAAATTTATCCAGCCCATATTGCTTCTTTGCCTGTTGCAGTCAATATTAACTGCCATGCTTCACGGCATAAAGAAGTAGTATTATAA
- the mdh gene encoding malate dehydrogenase, whose translation MAFTRRKIAVIGAGFTGATTALYLAQKELGDVVLVDIPQLENPTKGKALDMLEATPVLGVDANIIGTSNYEDIKDSDLVIITAGIARKPGMSRDDLVNTNANIMRSVAEQVKEYAPNSYVIVLSNPVDAMTYVAYKTTGFPKERVIGQSGVLDTARFRTFVAQALNVSVEDVNGFVLGGHGDTMVPLIRYSFAGGIPLEKLLPKDQLDAIVERTRKGGGEIVNLLGNGSAYYAPAAALAQMAEAILKDKKRIIPTIAYLEGEYGYHDIYLGVPTLIGGNGIEKVFELELTEEEKAALDKSAEAVESVIKLVR comes from the coding sequence ATGGCTTTCACACGTAGAAAAATTGCTGTCATTGGTGCTGGTTTTACGGGGGCAACGACTGCATTGTACTTGGCACAAAAAGAATTGGGTGATGTTGTTTTAGTAGATATTCCACAATTAGAGAACCCAACAAAAGGAAAAGCATTAGATATGCTTGAGGCTACTCCAGTCTTAGGAGTTGATGCCAATATCATTGGTACGAGTAATTATGAAGATATTAAGGATTCTGATCTAGTTATTATTACGGCTGGTATTGCTAGAAAACCTGGTATGAGTCGCGATGATCTTGTGAATACCAATGCAAATATTATGAGATCTGTAGCTGAGCAAGTAAAAGAATACGCGCCGAACTCTTACGTAATCGTATTATCCAATCCAGTCGATGCAATGACATATGTTGCATATAAGACAACAGGTTTTCCAAAAGAACGCGTGATTGGTCAATCTGGAGTACTTGACACAGCTAGATTCCGTACATTCGTAGCTCAAGCCCTTAATGTTTCTGTGGAAGATGTTAACGGTTTCGTGTTAGGTGGGCATGGAGATACCATGGTTCCATTAATCCGTTATTCTTTCGCTGGTGGAATTCCTTTAGAAAAATTATTACCAAAGGATCAATTGGATGCTATCGTTGAGCGCACAAGAAAAGGCGGCGGGGAAATCGTTAACTTATTAGGAAATGGTAGTGCTTACTATGCTCCAGCAGCTGCTTTAGCCCAAATGGCAGAAGCCATCTTAAAAGATAAGAAGAGAATTATCCCTACCATTGCCTATCTCGAAGGAGAATATGGATATCATGACATTTATTTAGGTGTACCAACCCTAATTGGTGGAAATGGTATCGAAAAAGTGTTTGAATTAGAATTAACTGAAGAAGAAAAAGCTGCATTAGACAAATCAGCTGAAGCAGTTGAAAGTGTAATTAAACTCGTAAGATAA
- the icd gene encoding NADP-dependent isocitrate dehydrogenase, producing the protein MSIFEKFDMPTRGEKITIENGKLKVPNNPIIPFIEGDGTGPDIWAASVRVLDAAVEKAYKGERKIEWFEVYTGEKSFDKWGEWLPQDTLTAMREYLVGIKGPLTTPIGGGIRSLNVALRQELDLYACVRPVRYFKGVPSPIKHPEWTDMVIFRENAEDIYAGIEWQEGTEEVKKVIRFLIDEMGVKKIRFPETSGIGIKPVSKEGTYRLVRSAIQYALDNNRKSVTLVHKGNIMKFTEGAFKNWGYEVAEKEFGDKVFTWAQYDRIAAEQGTEAANKAQEEALAAGKLLIKDVIADAFLQQILTRPKEYDVIATLNLNGDYISDALAAQVGGIGIAPGANINYDTGVALFEATHGTAPKYAGLDKVNPSSVILSGEMMLRYMGWNEAADLIISAMEKTISNKTVTYDFARLMEGATELKCSEFGDELIKNM; encoded by the coding sequence ATGTCAATTTTTGAGAAGTTCGACATGCCAACTAGAGGGGAAAAGATCACGATTGAAAATGGAAAGTTAAAAGTACCAAACAATCCAATTATTCCATTTATTGAGGGGGATGGAACAGGTCCAGATATTTGGGCTGCTTCTGTAAGAGTATTAGACGCAGCGGTAGAAAAGGCATATAAAGGTGAAAGAAAAATCGAATGGTTTGAAGTATACACTGGAGAAAAATCCTTTGATAAATGGGGCGAATGGTTACCACAAGATACATTGACAGCGATGAGAGAATATTTGGTTGGTATTAAAGGACCTTTAACCACTCCTATCGGTGGAGGAATTCGTTCTTTAAACGTAGCTTTGCGTCAAGAGTTAGATCTTTACGCTTGTGTACGTCCAGTACGTTATTTTAAAGGTGTTCCTTCACCAATCAAACATCCGGAGTGGACAGACATGGTCATCTTCCGTGAAAATGCCGAAGATATTTATGCCGGTATTGAATGGCAAGAAGGAACAGAAGAAGTGAAAAAAGTCATTCGCTTCTTAATTGACGAGATGGGCGTGAAGAAGATTCGATTCCCAGAAACCTCTGGTATCGGTATTAAGCCAGTATCGAAAGAAGGTACATATCGTCTCGTACGTTCTGCAATTCAATATGCTTTAGATAATAATCGTAAGAGTGTAACCCTTGTGCATAAAGGAAACATCATGAAGTTTACGGAAGGTGCATTTAAAAACTGGGGTTATGAAGTTGCTGAGAAGGAATTTGGCGACAAGGTATTTACTTGGGCTCAATATGATCGTATTGCAGCAGAGCAAGGTACAGAAGCTGCAAATAAAGCCCAAGAGGAAGCGCTTGCTGCTGGTAAACTTTTAATTAAGGATGTTATTGCAGACGCTTTCTTACAGCAAATTTTAACTCGACCAAAAGAATATGATGTAATTGCCACATTGAACCTAAATGGAGACTACATTTCTGATGCTCTAGCAGCACAAGTTGGTGGTATTGGTATCGCTCCAGGTGCAAATATTAATTACGATACAGGTGTTGCATTATTTGAAGCAACTCACGGTACTGCACCAAAATATGCTGGATTAGATAAAGTAAACCCATCTTCTGTTATTCTTTCTGGTGAAATGATGTTACGTTACATGGGTTGGAACGAAGCAGCAGATCTTATCATTTCTGCAATGGAAAAAACCATCTCCAATAAAACCGTTACTTACGACTTTGCGCGTTTAATGGAAGGTGCTACAGAACTAAAATGTTCTGAATTTGGTGATGAGTTGATTAAAAATATGTAA
- a CDS encoding citrate (Si)-synthase encodes MTTLKEVLAKKIEEHRKRTTKLLVEHGDVKISEVTIAQAIGGMRGVKSLVTDISYLDPYEGIRFRGYTIQEVMEKLPKPEGKDYPYVEGFLYLLLTGDIPTKEQALEVVEDMRKRSQVPQYVFDMLRALPRDSHPMAMFSAAIVSMQRESVFAKAYSEGKFNKYNSWEYMYEDVLNLLAKLPQIGAFIYRLKYKGDTQIDPDPNLDFGGNFARMMGIDPPYDEVARMYFILHSDHESGNVSAHTTHLVASALSDAYYSLAAGINGLAGPLHGLANQEVLAWIQKFMEKFGGGVPTEEQLKQAVWDTLNSGQVIPGYGHAVLRKTDPRYTAQREYCLKYLPDYPLFQLVSKLYDVVPDILKQHGKAKNPWPNVDAQSGVIQWYYGLTEYDFYTVLFGIGRALGVLSNITWDRALGYPIERPKSVTTDMLEEFAKQAQEAKENGHTA; translated from the coding sequence ATGACAACTTTGAAGGAAGTACTAGCGAAAAAAATCGAAGAACACAGAAAAAGAACAACAAAGCTATTAGTAGAACATGGTGACGTCAAGATTAGTGAAGTTACGATTGCGCAAGCGATTGGGGGAATGAGAGGGGTAAAAAGTTTAGTAACAGACATTTCCTATCTAGATCCATACGAGGGGATTCGGTTTAGAGGTTATACCATTCAAGAAGTAATGGAGAAATTACCAAAACCTGAAGGTAAAGATTATCCATATGTGGAAGGTTTTTTGTATCTACTATTAACTGGTGATATTCCTACAAAAGAGCAAGCTTTAGAAGTAGTTGAAGATATGAGGAAGAGATCTCAAGTACCTCAATATGTATTTGATATGCTAAGAGCGTTGCCAAGAGATTCACATCCCATGGCGATGTTCTCTGCAGCAATCGTATCCATGCAAAGAGAATCCGTGTTTGCAAAGGCTTACAGCGAAGGTAAATTTAATAAATACAACAGCTGGGAATACATGTATGAAGATGTATTAAATTTATTAGCTAAGCTTCCACAAATCGGTGCATTTATTTATCGATTGAAATATAAAGGTGATACACAGATTGATCCAGATCCAAATTTAGATTTTGGCGGTAACTTTGCACGTATGATGGGAATCGATCCGCCATATGACGAAGTAGCTAGAATGTATTTCATTCTTCACTCTGATCATGAAAGCGGTAATGTTTCTGCTCATACTACTCACTTAGTAGCATCTGCTCTATCTGATGCTTATTATTCACTTGCTGCTGGTATTAACGGATTGGCTGGTCCGTTACACGGGCTTGCTAATCAAGAAGTATTGGCTTGGATTCAAAAATTCATGGAAAAATTCGGTGGAGGAGTTCCTACAGAGGAGCAATTAAAGCAAGCGGTATGGGATACGCTCAATAGCGGTCAGGTAATTCCTGGTTATGGTCATGCTGTTCTTCGTAAAACAGACCCAAGATATACAGCGCAAAGAGAATATTGCTTAAAATATTTACCTGATTATCCATTATTCCAACTTGTTAGCAAACTTTATGATGTAGTTCCTGATATTCTTAAACAACACGGTAAAGCAAAAAATCCATGGCCAAACGTGGATGCTCAATCTGGTGTAATTCAATGGTACTATGGTCTAACTGAATACGATTTTTACACCGTGCTCTTTGGAATCGGAAGAGCTTTGGGAGTTCTATCCAATATTACTTGGGATCGTGCGCTTGGGTATCCAATCGAAAGACCAAAATCAGTTACAACCGATATGTTAGAGGAGTTTGCTAAACAGGCTCAAGAAGCAAAGGAAAACGGACATACTGCTTAA
- a CDS encoding FxsA family protein, protein MFRIIVLLMILVPALEIWGIVKAAQWIGGWQTFLVIISTGVIGAYLAKKEGLKIWKKAQKELSFGHIPGQAILDGLSVFTGGMLLLTPGFFTDTIGFLLIYPFTRRIFQYYIKKWLEKKIRSGQYYFFIRR, encoded by the coding sequence TTGTTTCGAATTATTGTATTATTGATGATACTTGTTCCTGCTTTAGAAATTTGGGGAATTGTAAAGGCGGCTCAATGGATCGGTGGATGGCAAACTTTTTTAGTGATTATCTCAACAGGTGTGATTGGGGCTTATCTAGCAAAAAAAGAAGGACTTAAGATTTGGAAGAAGGCACAAAAAGAATTAAGTTTCGGACATATACCTGGCCAAGCGATTCTAGATGGCTTAAGTGTGTTTACAGGAGGAATGCTTTTATTAACACCAGGTTTTTTTACAGATACAATCGGCTTTTTGTTGATTTACCCATTTACTCGACGTATTTTTCAATACTACATAAAAAAGTGGTTAGAAAAGAAAATTCGTAGTGGGCAATATTATTTTTTTATTCGGCGTTAA